The sequence below is a genomic window from Alphaproteobacteria bacterium.
CGTTGCGGCAGGATCTAAATGAGGGCTATCAAGGGACAGGCAACTCAGGACGGATCTTGATTCTGGAAGGGGATTTTGATTGGAAAGAAATGGGGTTATCTCCCAAAAACATGGATTTCCTGGAGGGCAAAAACGTCACGGCTCGAGAAATTGCTCAGGCCTTTGGGGTGCCCCCCATCCTGGTGGGCGTTCCAGGAGATGCCACCTATGCTAACTATCGGGAAGCCCGTTATCATCTATGGGAAGAAACCATTTTGCCTCTGATGGAACTCATTACGGCCGAACTAAATCAGTGGCTCGTTCCCCAGTTTGGTGAGGACCTGCGCTTGGACTTTGACAAGGAAGCCATTCCCAGTCTCGTCCGCCGTCGCGAAAGCCTGTGGGAGCGTTTGAATCAAGCGGACTTTCTCACCCCCAATGAAAAGCGTGCTGCTGTTGGATACGGGCCGTTGCCCGGCGGGGATGGCTTCTCTATGGAACAGGAGTCTCCCCATGCCTAAACCAAGTGGAAAGGCCGTGGAGAAGCGTCTCTGCAACTTTGATATCAAGAGCCTGACACCCAAAGGCGTGCTCAAGGGATATGCCAGTGTCTTTGATGTGATCGATGCTCAGAAAGATCGCATTGCTCAGGGGGCTTTCTATAGCTCTTTAAAGCGTTGGCAGGACTCCGGACAAAAGCCAAAACTGTTATGGCAACATGACACCACAGAACTTTTGGGCGTATGGACGTGTTTGAAAGAGGACAAACGCGGCCTTTATGGAGAAGCTAAATTGCTCCTGGATGTGCAAAAAGCCTGGGAAGCCTATATTCTGTTAAAGGAAAAGGCCTTGGAAGGTCTGTCCATTGGCTTTGAAACCATTCTCAGTTCCTTTGATGAGAACAAGCACGTCCGAACTCTTCACCAAGTAGAGCTTTACGAAATTTCCTTGGTGACTTTTGCGGCCAATACCGCGGCGCGTGTCCATCATATTCATTGACTGGGTCAATATTCACGAACCCGCAATTTACGAAACTGCACTTTATGAACCCGTACTAGCACTACATTTTAATTTAGGAAGGAGAACTTTATGGAAACACAAGTTGTAAAAGAAGCTGTCGATGCCTTAGGAAAATCATTTCACGATTTCAAACAGGCCAATGACGAAAGGCTATTGGGCCTTGAGAAAAAAGCGATTCTGGATCCGCTTTTAGAGGAAAAAGTGGATCAGTTAAATAATGCCGTGGATAAAGCCCAAGAGCGTGTTGAGATTTTAGAAACAGCCCAACGGCGACCCGATTTGGAAATGGAGGCAAAAGTTCCCAATGGAAGCGACGGAAATTATAAGGCTGCTTTCCTGCACTACGTCCGAAAGGGGGTCGAAGAGCCCCTGCAACAATTTGAAAGCAAGGCCTTGTCTTCTGGCTCTGATCCAGAGGGTGGCTATTTGGTTCCCACAGAAATTTCCCAAGCCTTATTGGGAAGTCTTGAAGAATTTTCTTCCTTTAGAAAATTAGCCAAGGTTACCTCCATTTCAACGGATATGCTGGAAGTGCTCGTGGATGCCCAAACGGCTGAG
It includes:
- a CDS encoding HK97 family phage prohead protease, producing the protein MPKPSGKAVEKRLCNFDIKSLTPKGVLKGYASVFDVIDAQKDRIAQGAFYSSLKRWQDSGQKPKLLWQHDTTELLGVWTCLKEDKRGLYGEAKLLLDVQKAWEAYILLKEKALEGLSIGFETILSSFDENKHVRTLHQVELYEISLVTFAANTAARVHHIH